DNA sequence from the Vicingus serpentipes genome:
TATGCAGATCGAATTTTAGACAAAGTTGAATGGACAGTTGATAAGAATTACATCATGAAAAATGATTTAATCATCTTAGATATATTAGCAGCAAATGATTGGAAAAGACCAATTTATTTTGCAATTACTACTGGTAATGCAAGCTATATTGGCTTAACTCCATTTTTCCAATTGGAAGGATTGGCTTATCGTTTAGTTCCATACAGAGCTAATAATTTTGATGGCCAAACTGGAGAAGTTCATACAGCAATTATGCAAGAAAACTTGATGGAGAAATTCGTTTGGGGTGGAATGGAAAACGGAGACATCTATCTGGATGAAAATAACAGAAGAATGTGTATGAATTTTAGAAACAATTTTTCTCGTTTAGCTGATGATTATATAAGAAGAGGCGAAAATGATAAAGCTATTGCTGCTTTAGATTATTGTATAAAAGTAATGCCTGAAAATTTAGTAGCCTTCAATTTCTTTATGATACCAGTTGCTGAATCTTATTACAAATTAAAAGAATATGAAAAAGGTAATGCAGTTGTAAGAAGCTTAGTAAACACTTATCATGAAGATTTAAAATTCTATTTAACTCTTAGAGGAGAGCAAAGAAAATCGATTCAAAGTGAAATGGATAGAGCTAGATACATTTTACAGCAATTGATTATGTTAACAAACGATAAGTATAAAGATTCTGGTTTAGCTGAAGAAATGCAAGATCGTTTTATTGAAATAAACAGTTTAATCTTAACCGAAGGAAGCATATAATGAGAAAAATACTGAGATCAATAATAAGAGGGTTAGGATTGTACGCATTTTCAATTAAGTTAGAAAACAAAATTGTAACTGCTCTTCAAAAAAATAAACAGAAAGAACTATATAGTCAGTTTGTTAAACCAAACAGCTTATGTTTTGATGTTGGAGCGAATGTGGGTAATAGAACCGCTATTTTCTTAGAATTAGGAGCTAAAGTAGTTATGGTTGAGCCTCAAAAAGAATGTTATCAAGCTTTAAAAAAACGTTTCCCTAATTTACCTTTAATTAAAAAGGGGCTCGGCGAAAAAGAGAGTACTGAAAAATTATATGTTTCTGATGTTTCTTTGATTTCTTCGTTTTCTAAAAGTCATGTTGACCAAATGCAAGAAGACCGTTTTAAAGGTGCTAATTGGGATAAGACGGTTGATATTGAAATGACAACTTTAGACAACTTGATTAAAGAACATGGCGTTCCTGATTTTTGTAAAATAGATGTAGAAGGATATGAGTATGATGTTTTAAAAGGATTGTCTCAGCCCCTAAAATCTTTATCGATTGAATACATTGTACCAGAAAACAAAGAAGTTGTTTTAAATTGCATCCAACACCTTAACAAGCTAGGTAATATTGAGTGTAATTTATCACATGGTGAAACAATGAGTTTTCATTTAGCTAAATGGAAAAACGGACAAGAAATGATAGACTATGTTCAAAGTCAAGACTTTATAGATACATCTTACGGTGATATTTACATTAAATTTGTGTAACTTCCAGTTTGAATGAATGGAATAATAGAACGATATAAAAAGATTAGAAAAAAAGGAATGCTCGAGAAGAAATTCAAAGGCAAATATGCTTTTGTAGGAATCGGTAATCATTCTATTAATAATCTATATCCTGTTCTTAATTACTTAAATGTAGATTTAAAATATATTGTTGTAAGAAGTGAAGACACCAAACAACTTGTTGAGAATAATTTCAATAATGTTATTGCTACAAGTAACTTAGGCGAAGTCTTAAAAGACAATGAAATTAAAGGAGTTTTTGTTTCTGCTCATCCATCAGCACACTTTAGTTTGGCTAAACAAATTTTAGCAGCTAACAAAAACTTATTTATTGAAAAACCACCATGTTCATCACAAAATGAACTAAACGAATTAATTGCTGCAGAAAAAACATCATCTGCTACAGCTTTAACTGGTTTACAAAGAAGATATGCTCCTTTATTTAACATTCTTGCTAAAAAAGTAACTAATGCTAGTTATTATACATTAAAATATAAAACTGGAGGTTATCCAGAAGGAGATGAACTACTTGATTTATTTATTCATCCCTTAGATGCGCTTTTTTATTTATTTGGAGATGGTAGCGTAGAAAACATAAAAGTGGTAAAAGGTAAAGGGACAATTGTTTACTTAGCTCAAGTTCAACATCAAAATGGAATTTGTGGCACTATAGAATTTTCTACTTCTCATTCATGGACAGAAGCTCAAGATATTTTAACCGTTACTACTCCAAAAGGTGAGTACATTACAGATAATACTTCTAAGCTAGTTTTTAATAGCTCTCCAACTGTAATGATGAATATTCCTTTAGAAAAAGTAAAAGGATTTACTCCACAATCTACTACTTTATACCAACAAAATAGTTTTTTACCCGTAAAGGAGCATAATCAATTATATTCTGCTGGATACTTTAATGAATTAGAAAGCTTTTTACAAATTTGTGAAAGTGGCAATTCATCCAACAATTCTGAATTTAAAGCATTAATTCCTACTTTTAAAGCTATTGAAGCTTTAAGAAAAGCAAAAGCTTAGCTTTTTTTTATTTCTCGATATAACTTAATGCTCCTGAAGGGCATGTTGCTATTTGTTTTTTCAATTCATCAGTGGTAGCATTTTCAATTTTTAACCAAGGTCGTTCTTTCGGGTTGTATACTCTTGGTAATTGTTTTACACATTTTGCTGAATGAGAACAAATTTCTGGATTCCAAACTATTGTGATATTATCATTTGAATAGTGAATTGTTTTGCTCATTCCGTTTCTTAATTTAAATTAGTAAACCTAACATCTGTAAAAGAACCATTTTCAATTATTAGATAACCTGTTCCATACTCAGGTTCTTCCCATAAAACTCCTTCATAAACTCCACTAAAAGTTTTATCTGTAAAATTGATATCGGTGATTTTTACAAATCCTGAAGAACCACTATCGGTTATATAACTACTAGTAACTCCTCCAACATTATTCTTGTAATATGAGATAATAGCATAGGGAGCAGAACCTACTTGGTCAGCAAAAGCATATTCTTGATTTAACGTGATTTCATCCATCTGTAAGTTCCAAACATTAATTTCAATTTTTGCAAACCCAACTGTCAATCCATTATGAATTGAATCTTTAGAAGAGCTTGACTCAATATACTTATTGGTTGGTTCATTATGGTTTTGTCCATAAGATCCATCTTCAGTAGTATGCTCAATTAAAACTCCATCTCTTTCATATGAGAAATTTACTGTTGCTGTTGTGCCTCCTCCATTTCCGCCTCCAGTTGGAGGTAAAGTTGTTGGTGTTGTAGCAACTGGACTGGGGCTACTACTATCTTTAGAACATCCTATAAAAATAATTAACACTAAAAAAACAACTATTCTCACATTCATATTCATATCTAATTATTAATTAATAAGTTACAAACATAAAAAAAAATATATAAATAAAAAAGCCCCACATTTCTGTGAGGCTTTTTTTATATTAATTAAACTTATTGTTTAATAACCTTATAAGTTTTACTCGTGTTATTTTCTTTAACAACCAAGAAGTAAATTCCTTTACTCTCATTTGTTAAATCAACTTCTATGTTGTTTGCCGTAACATTATTTGCTTGCTCAACTATTCGCCCTTCAAGTGTTGTTATGGTATAACTAACAGCTTGGCTTGTATTCGCTAAGCTAATTGTAAACAATCCATTTGTTGGGTTAGGGTAAATTGAAACGACATTAGTTGCTGCTTCTTTTATTCCTACTCCTGTTATGTTTTCACAAGCTGATGTATCTACACAACTACCAACTGTAATTTCAACAGCATAATTACCATTTACTGTTGCCGTAAATGTTTGTCCTATTTCTGTTGGTATAATTGCATTTCCATTGTCACAATCTAACCATTGGTAACTTGCTCCAGTTTGATTAGCTGATAATGTTGGAGATGTATTAGTTACACTAATATCAATAGTAGATACTGTTACATTAAATGAACATACCGCAGTATTTCCACTTCCATCTGTGCTAGTGTATTCAATAGTAGTTACACCTGTTGGGAAAACCATTCCACTCGCTAATCCCGTAGCATCAGTTTGAGCAACCGTTTGAGAACAGTTGTCAGCTCCTGCTGGAGCAGTAAAGTTTACAACATCTCCTACACATGCAATAATATCTGAAGGGCATGAAATAGTTGGGGCAATAGTATCCATTACAGTAACTACTGAAACACAAGTATCAATATTACCGTTTCCATCGGTTACTGTTAACGTAACATTATTTGGACCTAAATCACTACATGTAAAGGTTGTTAAACTTGCTCCAAATGTTATCCCTGAACAATTATCAGTTGATCCACCATCTAAATCAGAGGCAACTATAGTTGCATTACCAGAACCATCTATATAAGCATTGATGTTTTGACATACTGCTGTTGGTGCTTCTAAATCCTCAATTGTTACTTGTTGATCACATGTACTACTATTTCCGTTTACATCCGTTGCAGTCCATGTTACAGTTGTTGTTCCAACTGGCAATACAGATGGAGCATCATTATAAATTGTATCTATTGCACAGTTATCAGCTGCTGAAGCCGCTCCAATACCATAAGACACTGTTACTTTAGCATAAGATTGTGGCGCCCAACTTGGGTCTGGATTTTCATCTAGAACTATACAATTTATTGTTGGGATAATTGTTAATGTATTTGAACCTCCAACAGCATATCCTGAAGGGTCTAAATTATAATTTACAACTTGATTAGAACACATTCCATCTGTACTAACGTAATCATTATTAGGGATGCTATTAAATGTTGTAGATGAAATTCCCCCTACATCATAATAGCTTTGATAAAATTCAACTTGAACATTTGAAGGGTTTATTGTTTCAAGACTGTTCCATGAGATTGAAAGTTCAACACTATCACAACTATAAGCATCGTTTCCTGTTCCATTACAATCTGGGCCATTAACACCATCTGAACTAATATCTGCCAATGAAATATAATAAACATTCTCAAATGAAGTACTTACATCAAAACCACAAGTTCCATTGTCTGCAGCTAAAGTAATATCTGTAGGACAAGTAATCATTGGAGCAATAGTATCTATTACTACAACTTGTTGCATACATGTATTACTATTCCCATTTGCATCCATTGCAGTCCATGTTACATTTGTTGTACCAACTGGCAAAATTGATGGAGCATCATTATATACAGTATCAACAGTACAATTATCAGTTACAACAGGCATAGTTAAAACACTTCCTCCACCATAAACAACGGTAACTTTTGCATAACTGTTTGGATCCCATGATAAATCTGGATTCTCATCCAAAACAATACAGTCAGTTGAAGGAGATATCGTTAAAGTATTTGAACCCCCTACTATATAACCTGTTGGATTTAAAGAATAGTTGATAATATTATTTACACAACTAAAATCAGCAGTTATATAGTCATTATTTGGCGTACCATTAAATGTTGTTGGCGAGTTAGCTCCTTCATTATAATAACTTTGATAAAACTCTATATCAACACTTAAAGGAGAAGCTGTTTCTAAACTTGTCCAAGTAAATGTCATATCTGAGCCACAACTGTAAACATCTAATGATGGGTTACAACCAGGACCTCCAGTACCATCAAAAGTCATTTGAGATAGTGGAATATAATATACATTTACAAATGAACTTGCTACTCCACAACCTCCTGCTCCTGCATATAAGGTATCAGTATCTGCACAAGTTATTGTAGGTGGTGTTACATCCATAGAACAACAGAAATTTTCTACTCCAGGACTAGCTTTTACTTCAAAAGAATTAATGATTACTCCTGTACCTGCAACACTTGCATTCCAGTTAACTCCATCGTTATTATCTGAATTTACATCACATAAAACAATAGAAGAACCTCCGCCGTCTGGCTCCCCAGCAGCTACTCCTGAAGGCCATGGTGAAGCGTCATCATAATTTACTGAATCCACTAAATTTCCTAATGCATCTTTTAGGGTAACGAACTCGCCCCCATTAGATAATCCTCCAGTAAACACTCCATCAGGTATAAATCCAAATACATTATTAAAAGCTACTGAATTTATAGCTACAACATAAAACTCTCCAGGATTTAAAGTTACACTTGGGAAAGTATAATTTCCTCCTACCAAACTATAGTTAGTTAAATCTACTGCTGCAACATCATTGTTATAAATTTCAATGAATTCTGTAGTATCTGTACCCGCTTCTGGACCATTGTACATTATTTCTGAAATAACCAAATTAGCTAATGTGTTAACAGTAATGACTGTTGATCCTTGTATTCCAGAGCCATCGTTTGATGTCGCAAATACAGTAACCGTTCCAGGACTCCCTCCTGTTAACATTCCTGTTGATGGATTAATCGTTGCTGTCCCTGTCCCATTTGTTACTGACCATGTCACGCTTCCATCAGTAGCATTTGCAGGTAATACTGTAGCTAACATTTGTAAACTACTACCCGATAGAACATTCGTTGCTCCTCCTTGCCCTTGTACTCCCATTGATGTTACTAAAACTGGGTCAACTGTAATGACTGTGGATCCTTGTATTCCAGAGCCATCGTTTGATGTCGCAAATACAGTAACCGTTCCAGGACTCCCTCCTGTTAACATTCCTGTTGATGGATTAATCGTTGCTGTCCCTGTCCCATTTGTTACTGACCAAGTTACGCTTCCATCAGTAGCATTTGCAGGTAATACTGTAGCTAACATTTGTAAACTACTACCCGATAGAACATTCGATGCTCCTCCTTGCCCTTGTACTCCCATTGATGTTACTAAAACTGGGTCAACTGTAATGACTGTGGATCCTTGTATTCCAGAGCCATCGTTTGATGTCGCAAATACAGTAACCGTTCCAGGACTCCCTCCTGTTAACATTCCTGTTGATGGATTAATCGTTGCTGTCCCTGTCCCATTTGTTACTGACCAAGTTACGCTTCCATCAGTAGCATTTGCAGGTAATACTGTAGCTAACATTTGTAAACTACTACCCGATAGAACATTCGATGCTCCTCCTTGCCCTTGTACTCCCATTGATGTTACTAAAACTGGGTCAACTGTAATGACTGTGGATCCTTGTATTCCAGAGCCATCGTTTGATGTCGCAAATACAGTAACCGTTCCAGGACTCCCTCCTGTTAACATTCCTGTTGATGGATTAATCGTTGCTGTCCCTGTCCCATTTGTTACTGACCAAGTTACGCTTCCATCAGTAGCATTTGCAGGTAATACTGTAGCTAACATTTGTAAACTACTACCCGATAGAACATTCGTTGCTCCTCCTTGCCCTTGTACTGCTATTGATGTTACTAAAACTGGAGGAATTAGACAAGTAACACTTGGTGAAAAAACTCCAGGTGAAATATCATAAGGAGTAGCATCATTACCTGACCAATTTGTATAATCATTTATTGCAGCTCTCAATGCTGTTGATGTTCCAGTTAAAGTTCCTGTATATTTTGAATTGTCTAACCCAGAATTAGTTGTTGAAGGGTTTGGATATAATGAAACACAGTTTACTCCATTTGTTAACCCAGAAGGCAATACCGAATATCCTGATGCATTATTATCGGTATTATTCCATGAAGTAGAAGCATTATAATTGGTATTATCACTACTAGAGGTAATTGCTGTGATAAAAGTCGGATTCATATCTCCAGCCGATGAGGCTTGATACATCAATATCTGATCACCATTGTTAAATTGTAAATAATTAGTAGATGGAAGTCCGGAATAAGGACCGGTAATCGTACCTGTTGATGACGCCAATGTATTTAAAGTTGCTGTCATGTAAACATGAACCACAGTACCACAGCCTGCCCCTCCGGCAGGAGCCGTCCAGGAATAATGTCCTCCTCCGTTCGAAGCAGCCCATGAACTACCACCCCATCCATCAGCTGTAAAGTATACAACTTCTCCTTCTGGTATATCGCTTAGGGTAATAAAAGTAAAATCATCTTTAACACTTGCTGAAAAATTATCAGAATTAATTCCAATAATTGCAATATCACCTGCAGCAAGAGTTCTTGTTTTATTACAACTAAATCCTTCTAAAGACCATTGAGGCGAATTTACTAATGTTCCATTTTGAGAACCATCTGTAGTTGCTATATCTGAAGTTGTAGTACCAGAACCTTCTTCAAAATCGTACATTACTATCAAATTTGCTTCTGCAGCAGAAATACATGTTTGATAGTTGTCAGAAATTTCTGTTGGTGTTCTAACATCATTCCATATTCTAAAATTATCAATAGAACAATTTGCATTTTCTGAAAAATTGTTCTGATTCGCACCTAAATACCATGCAGATGCATTCAATGGAGATCCTGTACATCCTGTAGCCCACACTTGTGTTCCATCAATATACAACAAAATTTGAGTGCCTTGTTTTACCCAAGCCATATGGTACCACGTGTTAAAAATTAAACTTGTAGAAGTATTTGTCCAGCTTGGTAAGAAGTCCGCTGAATAAATTCTGATATTATTACCACTTAGAGGATCTACAGCAATAGACATTCCATTATTAAATGTGCTTAAAAATCTTTGATAATTTGATCCTGTACCAGAACCTTCGATTCTGACATCAAATTCGATAGTAAAATCATTTAGTGATACAATAGGGTCTGTTTGAACCCAATTGTTTCCATTAAAATCAACTGCTTTTTGAGCATTAATTGTAAATGCAAATAAAGACAAAAGAATAAAAAGTAATTTCTTCATAACAAGTATTTTTTGCATAGATAAAACAATTTTTTCGGTTTCGAAAATTTGAAATAGAAAAAAAGCCTCACATTTCTGTGAGGCTTTTTTTGAATTTTTATATAATTAAACAACAAAATTCACAATCTTGTTAGGCACCACAATTACCTTTTTAGGGGTTTTTCCATCTAAGTATTTAGCCGTTTGTGCATTTGCCATTACTGCTGCTTCAACATCGTTTTTACTCATGTTGGCTGGCAACTCTAACATAAAACGCATTTTACCATTAAACGATACGGGGTATTTATGATTGCTTTCTACCAAGTATTCCTCGTTATGTTTTGGGAAAACGGCCGTTGAAATACTTTCTGTATTGCCCAATTTAGCCCACAATTCTTCTGCAATGTGAGGTGCATAAGGCGAAAGTATAATACACAAATCGCTAATTATTGCTCGTTTGTTACACTTTAAGGCAGTTAATTCATTTACACAAATCATAAAAGTAGAAACTGGTGTGTTAAACGAAAAACGCTCTATATCTTCTTTTACTTTTTTAATGGTTTTATGTAAGCTTTTCAATTCTTCTTTTGTTGGTTCTTCATCACTAATGTTAAAACCATTATCATCGTGAACCAAACGCCATAGTTTTTTTAAGAAACCATTTACACCAGTAATTCCTTGTGTATCCCAAGGTTTTGCTTGTTCTAATGGACCCAAAAACATTTCGTAACAACGTAAAGTATCAGCACCATATTTTTCTACTAAGTCATCTGGCGTTTGAACATTGTATTTCGATTTCGACATTTTATCGACCTCTCTTCCAACAATAAAATCTCCGTTATCTTCTGTTATAAATTCAGCGTTTTTATATTCTTCTCTCCAGCTTCTAAATTTGTCTAAATCTAATTTATCTCCTTCTAAAAAGTTGATATCAGTATGGACATAAGTTGTACTTAACCCTTCTTTTTTACCTTTTGATAAAAATTTTCCAGACTCTTTATCTTTATACACCAAAGCCGAATTTCCTTGAATCATTCCTTGGTTTATCATTTTTTGGAAAGGTTCTTCAAATGGGATATAACCTAAATCGTATAGAAATTTTGTCCAAAAACGCGAATACAACAAGTGCCCTGTTGCATGTTCTGCTCCACCAATGTATAAATCCACATTTTTCCAATAATCTACTTTTTCTTTGGCAACAAACTCATTATCATTTGTTGGGTCCATGTAACGTAAAAAGTACCAGCTACTTCCTGCCCAACCTGGCATAGTGTTGTATTCCATTCTGTCGCCTGGGCAAGTTACATTCCAAGCATCTTTTGTTGCTCTTGCCAAAGGTGGTTCTCCATCTTCGGTTGGCAAATATTTATCTACTTCGGGCAACTCAACTACCTCATCATTATCCAACAAATAAGGCACATCTCCTTTATAATAAACCGGAAATGGTTCTCCCCAATAACGCTGACGAGAAAAAACTGCGTTTCTTAATTTGTATTGGGTTTTTCCTTTTCCAAATCCTCTTTGTTCAATTTCGTAAATTGCCAATTTAGTGGCTTTTTTTACGGGTAAATCATTTAAAAAATCAGAGCTAGCAATCACCGCATCTTTCTCAGCATAAGCTGCTTCGCTAATGTCTTTATCTTTAAAAATGTTTTTAATTTCAATATTAAAATGTTTAGCAAAATCCCAATCACGTTGATCTCCACATGGCACTGCCATTACTGCTCCTGTTCCGTAGCCTGCCAACACATAATCGCCAATCCAAACTTGTACTTTATCTCCTGTAAAAGGATGAACAGCATAAGCCCCTGTAAATTCACCAGAAATGGTTTTTACATCACTCATTCTGTCTCTTTCCGATTTTAATGAAGCAGCTTTTTGATAAGCTTCTATCTTTTCTTTTTGCTCCGGAGTTGTAATTTTCGCTACCAATTCGTGCTCTGGTGCCAAAACCATAAACGAAACTCCAAAAATGGTATCAGGTCGAGTGGTAAAAACTTCTATTTTTTCATCATGCTCATCCACATCAAAATGTACTGCAGCTCCTTGGCTTTTTCCAATCCAGTTTCGTTGAATATCTTTAATAGAATCTGTCCAATCTAAGCCTTCTAAACCAGAAAGTAAACGCTCTGCGTAAGCAGTAATTCGCATACTCCATTGGCGCATTAATTTTTGCTCAACAGGATGTCCTCCTCTTTCTGAAACACCATCTTTAATTTCATCGTTTGCTAAAACAGTTCCAAGAGCTGGGCACCAGTTTACCCATGTGTCAGACAAATAAGCAATACGGTAATTCAATAATAGTTGCTGTTGTTCTTCTTCGCTCCAACTGTTCCAATCTGCTGCAGAAAACACCTCAACATCATCAGCAACAGCATTTACATTACCATTTCCTTCAGTTTTGAATTTCTCAATTAATGTTTCTATTTTCTCTGCTTTATCGGCATCTTTATTATACCAAGAGTTGAACAATTGCTTAAAAATCCATTGTGTCCATTTGTAATAATTAGGATCCGAAGTTCTTACTTCTCTGTCCCAATCAAACGAAAATCCAATTTTATCCAATTGATTTCTATATCCGGGAATTACATTTCCATCCTTGTCTGTTCCTCCTTCAATATTTGTTTTTGTAGTAATTGCTGGATGCTGTCCAGTTTGTATCGCATACTGTTCGGCAGGCAAACCAAACGAATCGTATCCCATTGGATGCAACACATTAAAACCACACAATCTTTTGTAACGAGCATAAACATCTGAAGCAATATAACCTAGTGGATGACCAACGTGCAACCCTGCTCCCGAAGGGTAAGGAAACATGTCTAACACATAAAATTTAGGTTTTACACTATTGTCTTCTGCTGCAAAAGTTTTGTTTTCTGCCCAATACTTTTGCCAGTTCTTTTCTATCTCGTTATATTGATATTGCATCGTTAATAAGTCTTAAAATAAGCAGCGAAATTAACAATATTTAAGAGTAATTTTGAACAATTAAATTGCTAATCAGTCAGTTTAGTGTTAGTTTAGCACTCTATTGGCAACATCAAAATAGGATTAAAAATTAATGGCAAGTAACGACAAACATACAGCGCGAAGGTTGAGAACAAACTACTTAACTACCATTATCAGTATTTCTTTGGTTTTATTTATGTTGGGAATTTTGGGGCTAATTATTTTAAATGCTCAACAAATTTCTAATCATGTAAAAGAAAATATTGGCTTCTCAATTATTTTAAAAGATGGAATAAAAGATGTTGATATCAATCAAATTCAAAAATCGTTAGATGCTGAATCGTTTGTAAAAACAACTCATTATATTCATCCCGATACGGCTGCGGCTCAATTACAAAAAGAATTAGGTGAAGATTTTATCGACTTTTTAGGTTTTAATCCGCTTTTACCGTCTATTGATGTGAAATTGAATGCTGATTATGCAAATACGGATAGCCTAACTGTAATTGAAGCCTCATTATTACAAAATGCAAAAATTAAAGAAGTGTTTTACCAAAAAGATTTAGTGAGTTTAATTAACGAAAACGTAAAGAAAATTAGTTTTTACCTACTTGGTTTTAGTGGCTTACTTTTAATTATAGCAGTAGCTTTAATCAACAACACCATTCGTTTATCCATTTATTCTAAACGATTTGTAATTAAAACCATGCAATTGGTTGGAGCTAAACATTCATTTATTCGCCGCCCATTTGTATTGGCAGGTATTGGCAATGGAATTGCAAGTGCGTTTTTAGCCATTGGTTTAATTGTTACTTTTTTATATTATTTACAAAAACAAATGCCCGAATTAATCGACTTTAAAAACATTGAACTTTATGGAGCTTTATTTTTAGTGATGGTTATTTTAGGAATAATATTATCATGGATTTCTACTAACTTAGCCGTACGTAAGTATCTAAGAATGGACTCAGGAAATTTATATTAAAACAAAAATTATGAGCGACGAATCAAATAAAGATTTTGCTTTTGGCAAAGAAAACTACATACTAGTTGCAGCTGGAACAGTTTTAGCAATTTTAGGCTACATCTTAATGTCTGGTGGTGGTTCTGACGACCCTGCAGTATTTAGCGAAGAGCTTTTTAGTTTTAGAAGAATGTATATTTCTCCAATTATGATTATTGTCGGTTTAGCAATAGTTGGTTGGGGAATCATGAAAAAAGTTAAAGACTAATTTCACTTTCCTTCTATGTCGATTTTTGAAGCTATTATTTTAGGAATAATACAAGGCCTAACTGAATTTTTACCTGTAAGTAGTAGTGGCCATTTAGAATTAGCCAAAGTAATTTTAGGCGATAATTCCCTTCCAGAAGAAAGCATGCTAATGACCGTTGTTTTGCATGGAGCAACTGCATTAAGCACTATCGTTGTTTTTAGAAAAGATATTGTTGAGATAGTGAAAGGACTTTTTCAATTTAAAAACAATGAAGAGTTTAAGTTTTCTTCAAACATTGTTCTTTCTATGATTCCTGCAGCTATTGTGGGAGTTTTATTTAATGACGAAATTGAAGCCTTTTTTGGAGGTAAAGTTTTATTAGTTGGCTCTATGCTTATTCTTACTGCTATCCTTTTAATATTTGCCGATAAAGCAAAAAATACAGACAAAAAAGTAGGTGCTATTCAAGCAATTATTATTGGTATTTCTCAAGCAATTGCTATTCTTCCCGGAATATCACGCTCAGGGGCAACTATTTCAACCACCGTTTTATTAGGGATTGACAGAGAAAAAGCAGCACGCTTTTCTTTTTTAATGGTTGTTCCTCTTATTTTAGGTAAAATGGCAAAAGACATTTTAGATGGAGCTTTTGAAACGATTGGTGGATCAATGGTAAATTATGGTGTAGGATTTATTGCCGCATTCGTAACCGGAATTCTAGCCTGCACTTGGATGATTAAATTGGTTAAGAAAAGTAAGCTAAAATACTTTGCTTTTTATTGCTTTATTGTAGGTGCTATAGCTATTGTTTATTCTCTTGTTTAATGTCAAATCAGGCAGAAAAATTTCAACAAGGTCAA
Encoded proteins:
- a CDS encoding Ig-like domain-containing protein — translated: MKKLLFILLSLFAFTINAQKAVDFNGNNWVQTDPIVSLNDFTIEFDVRIEGSGTGSNYQRFLSTFNNGMSIAVDPLSGNNIRIYSADFLPSWTNTSTSLIFNTWYHMAWVKQGTQILLYIDGTQVWATGCTGSPLNASAWYLGANQNNFSENANCSIDNFRIWNDVRTPTEISDNYQTCISAAEANLIVMYDFEEGSGTTTSDIATTDGSQNGTLVNSPQWSLEGFSCNKTRTLAAGDIAIIGINSDNFSASVKDDFTFITLSDIPEGEVVYFTADGWGGSSWAASNGGGHYSWTAPAGGAGCGTVVHVYMTATLNTLASSTGTITGPYSGLPSTNYLQFNNGDQILMYQASSAGDMNPTFITAITSSSDNTNYNASTSWNNTDNNASGYSVLPSGLTNGVNCVSLYPNPSTTNSGLDNSKYTGTLTGTSTALRAAINDYTNWSGNDATPYDISPGVFSPSVTCLIPPVLVTSIAVQGQGGATNVLSGSSLQMLATVLPANATDGSVTWSVTNGTGTATINPSTGMLTGGSPGTVTVFATSNDGSGIQGSTVITVDPVLVTSMGVQGQGGASNVLSGSSLQMLATVLPANATDGSVTWSVTNGTGTATINPSTGMLTGGSPGTVTVFATSNDGSGIQGSTVITVDPVLVTSMGVQGQGGASNVLSGSSLQMLATVLPANATDGSVTWSVTNGTGTATINPSTGMLTGGSPGTVTVFATSNDGSGIQGSTVITVDPVLVTSMGVQGQGGATNVLSGSSLQMLATVLPANATDGSVTWSVTNGTGTATINPSTGMLTGGSPGTVTVFATSNDGSGIQGSTVITVNTLANLVISEIMYNGPEAGTDTTEFIEIYNNDVAAVDLTNYSLVGGNYTFPSVTLNPGEFYVVAINSVAFNNVFGFIPDGVFTGGLSNGGEFVTLKDALGNLVDSVNYDDASPWPSGVAAGEPDGGGSSIVLCDVNSDNNDGVNWNASVAGTGVIINSFEVKASPGVENFCCSMDVTPPTITCADTDTLYAGAGGCGVASSFVNVYYIPLSQMTFDGTGGPGCNPSLDVYSCGSDMTFTWTSLETASPLSVDIEFYQSYYNEGANSPTTFNGTPNNDYITADFSCVNNIINYSLNPTGYIVGGSNTLTISPSTDCIVLDENPDLSWDPNSYAKVTVVYGGGSVLTMPVVTDNCTVDTVYNDAPSILPVGTTNVTWTAMDANGNSNTCMQQVVVIDTIAPMITCPTDITLAADNGTCGFDVSTSFENVYYISLADISSDGVNGPDCNGTGNDAYSCDSVELSISWNSLETINPSNVQVEFYQSYYDVGGISSTTFNSIPNNDYVSTDGMCSNQVVNYNLDPSGYAVGGSNTLTIIPTINCIVLDENPDPSWAPQSYAKVTVSYGIGAASAADNCAIDTIYNDAPSVLPVGTTTVTWTATDVNGNSSTCDQQVTIEDLEAPTAVCQNINAYIDGSGNATIVASDLDGGSTDNCSGITFGASLTTFTCSDLGPNNVTLTVTDGNGNIDTCVSVVTVMDTIAPTISCPSDIIACVGDVVNFTAPAGADNCSQTVAQTDATGLASGMVFPTGVTTIEYTSTDGSGNTAVCSFNVTVSTIDISVTNTSPTLSANQTGASYQWLDCDNGNAIIPTEIGQTFTATVNGNYAVEITVGSCVDTSACENITGVGIKEAATNVVSIYPNPTNGLFTISLANTSQAVSYTITTLEGRIVEQANNVTANNIEVDLTNESKGIYFLVVKENNTSKTYKVIKQ